One genomic region from Deinococcota bacterium encodes:
- a CDS encoding bifunctional enoyl-CoA hydratase/phosphate acetyltransferase: MVNPTHLVEGQKSALETIEPCTTLEDIRDLATVAAREGGRRRLAVASAGEAHVVEAVARAVTAGWVEADLFGYAQLIEPLVETFGLPSERVRVHPAPSPQAAGKMAVEAVSSGACDILMKGNIQTSVLMKDVLHRDYGLRGAGKLSHVLAFDPPHLGRLLLMSDGALNIAPDLALKIEIVKNAVRTAHLLGTPKPHVALLSAIELVDPNQQASVDNAIIAKMADRGQIKGAKIDGPLALDNAIDPEAARIKSIKSEVAGRADVLIVHNVDVGNVFYKSLVYFSRTEVAGVITGGKAPIILTSRADSAQSKFNSVAMGCVLAARESYVS, from the coding sequence ATGGTCAATCCTACCCACCTCGTCGAGGGGCAGAAGAGCGCCCTCGAGACCATCGAACCCTGCACCACCCTGGAGGACATCCGCGACTTGGCGACCGTCGCCGCGCGCGAAGGGGGACGCCGCCGCCTCGCCGTCGCCAGCGCCGGCGAGGCCCACGTCGTCGAGGCGGTCGCGCGCGCCGTGACGGCGGGCTGGGTGGAGGCCGACCTGTTCGGTTACGCCCAGCTGATCGAGCCGCTGGTCGAGACGTTCGGCCTGCCCTCCGAGCGCGTCCGCGTCCACCCCGCCCCTTCGCCCCAGGCGGCCGGCAAGATGGCGGTCGAGGCGGTCTCGAGCGGGGCCTGCGACATCCTCATGAAGGGCAACATCCAGACCTCGGTGCTCATGAAGGACGTCCTCCACAGGGACTACGGCCTGCGCGGCGCGGGCAAGCTCTCGCACGTCCTGGCCTTCGACCCGCCGCACCTGGGGCGCCTCCTGCTGATGAGCGACGGTGCCTTGAATATCGCGCCCGACCTCGCGCTCAAGATCGAGATCGTCAAGAACGCCGTCCGAACCGCGCACCTTTTGGGTACTCCCAAGCCTCACGTGGCGCTCCTCTCGGCGATCGAGCTCGTCGATCCCAACCAGCAGGCTTCGGTCGACAACGCCATCATCGCCAAGATGGCCGACCGCGGCCAGATCAAGGGCGCCAAGATCGACGGCCCGCTGGCCTTGGACAATGCCATCGACCCCGAGGCGGCGCGGATCAAGAGCATCAAGAGCGAGGTGGCGGGCCGCGCCGACGTGTTGATCGTCCACAACGTCGATGTCGGCAACGTCTTTTACAAGTCGCTGGTCTACTTTTCGCGCACCGAGGTCGCCGGCGTCATCACCGGCGGCAAGGCGCCCATCATCTTGACCAGCCGCGCCGACAGCGCCCAGTCCAAGTTCAACTCGGTCGCCATGGGCTGCGTGCTGGCGGCGCGGGAAAGCTATGTGAGTTAA
- a CDS encoding Uma2 family endonuclease, with the protein MPVKSQATVDDLYHLPDEGKAELINGEVVLMSPTGRAPGYAGDEIFFSLRQYSKRLETGLAVGDNKGFVVDLPHRKSFSPDAAFYVGPNTGMKFFDGPPIFAAEVRSEGDYGKGAEEALAAKRVDYFAAGTLVLWDVDLLKDVVRVYRADDPSAPTLYRRGDVAEAEPAVPGWRMPVDDLFE; encoded by the coding sequence GTGCCTGTGAAGAGTCAAGCGACCGTCGACGATCTCTATCATCTGCCCGACGAGGGCAAAGCAGAGCTTATCAACGGAGAGGTCGTGCTGATGTCACCGACAGGCAGGGCGCCGGGCTATGCCGGCGACGAGATCTTTTTTTCTTTGAGGCAGTATTCGAAGCGCCTCGAAACAGGCTTGGCGGTTGGGGACAACAAGGGCTTTGTCGTCGATTTGCCGCACCGCAAGTCCTTTAGCCCCGACGCCGCTTTTTATGTCGGACCCAATACCGGCATGAAGTTTTTCGACGGTCCGCCCATCTTTGCCGCCGAGGTCAGAAGCGAGGGGGACTACGGCAAGGGCGCCGAGGAAGCCTTGGCCGCGAAGCGTGTCGACTACTTTGCCGCCGGAACCCTGGTGCTATGGGATGTAGACCTGCTGAAGGATGTCGTCAGGGTATACCGCGCCGACGACCCAAGCGCTCCGACCCTTTACCGCCGTGGCGACGTGGCCGAGGCCGAACCGGCTGTACCCGGATGGCGCATGCCGGTCGACGATCTGTTCGAGTAG
- a CDS encoding MMPL family transporter, whose amino-acid sequence MFDALARVVTRYPKTVIGFWLLLAALALPLSLRAPGLMTAATGGIPGSVAREVRQLIEGTFSGQDAYNLLLVADGGGTLRVGDEAFERAFTLASERLVASGLLDSLRDHRESGALTLASEDGRYAVALLGLSADSDEEAKASVGALREAMRGVQRDLEEGGGNGAPALYITGVSAVVADIEALTKADTLRAEVIGLPLSLVILLVAFGAVVAAGIPILVGVLAISMTLAVLALVAQVMPVSIFAASVVTMLGLATGIDYALLMVNRFREELGEHGPHQAALITARTAGRAVAFSGLTVIIALAALLIPPLLFIKSLGLGGVVVLFFSMSLSMTLVPALLTLLGGRVNAFRLGRGEPGTRSRAFWRGWARFVLKRPLLWAGVATATLLLLAAPALRMELGFTGAEGLSYRAESRRAHDGLLAVGLVGALQTFDVLVDFGDPGGDGRGVFHPSSLRGLSALSREAAGLENVVTVLSPTTAPVPGVLLRGYYATLETARASPLAELVRATVSENGRYALLRVYPSGETSPREGERLARELGALLAAQELSGRIGGEYQGQLEWTGALYGKFPQTVALVFLATFVLLGLAFKSVVIPLKSILLNTLTVGAAYGLLTLVFQDGFLIQYTGLQGALRMVETTTPILIFAVIFGLSMDYEVFLVSRIYEGHRRGMSDREAVVYALSTTGGVITSAALIMGVVFSVFIWAGVVNMQTIGFGLAVAVVLDATVVRMMLVPSFVVLAGRLNWWLPGPLRRALKDVTIAHD is encoded by the coding sequence GTGTTTGACGCCCTCGCCCGCGTCGTCACGCGCTATCCCAAGACCGTCATCGGCTTCTGGCTGCTGCTGGCCGCTCTGGCCTTGCCGCTGTCGCTGCGCGCGCCGGGGCTGATGACCGCGGCGACGGGCGGCATCCCAGGCAGCGTCGCAAGAGAGGTGCGCCAGCTCATCGAGGGGACGTTTAGCGGCCAGGACGCCTACAACCTGCTGCTCGTCGCCGACGGCGGGGGGACGCTGCGCGTGGGTGACGAGGCCTTCGAGCGGGCCTTCACGCTCGCTAGCGAGCGCCTGGTGGCTTCGGGTCTGCTCGACAGCCTCCGCGACCACCGCGAGTCCGGCGCGCTCACGCTCGCTTCAGAAGACGGGCGCTACGCGGTGGCCCTCTTGGGGCTAAGCGCCGACAGCGACGAGGAGGCCAAGGCCAGCGTCGGGGCACTGCGCGAAGCGATGCGCGGCGTCCAGCGAGACCTCGAGGAGGGCGGCGGGAACGGGGCGCCCGCGCTCTACATCACCGGGGTGTCGGCGGTCGTCGCGGACATCGAGGCGCTCACCAAGGCCGACACCCTACGCGCCGAGGTCATCGGCCTGCCGCTCAGCCTGGTGATCCTGCTCGTCGCCTTTGGCGCGGTGGTGGCCGCGGGCATTCCCATTCTCGTCGGCGTCTTGGCGATCAGCATGACCTTGGCGGTGCTCGCGCTCGTCGCCCAGGTCATGCCGGTGTCGATCTTCGCCGCCAGCGTGGTGACGATGCTGGGACTCGCCACCGGCATCGACTACGCGCTGCTGATGGTCAACCGCTTTCGTGAGGAGTTGGGAGAGCACGGCCCTCACCAGGCCGCCCTCATCACCGCGCGGACGGCGGGCCGGGCGGTGGCCTTTAGCGGCCTCACCGTCATCATCGCGCTCGCGGCCTTGCTCATCCCGCCGCTGCTCTTCATCAAGAGCCTGGGCCTGGGCGGGGTGGTGGTGCTCTTCTTCAGCATGTCGCTGTCGATGACGCTGGTGCCTGCCCTGCTCACCCTGCTGGGCGGGCGGGTCAACGCCTTTAGGCTCGGCCGGGGCGAGCCGGGCACGCGCTCGAGGGCCTTCTGGCGAGGCTGGGCGCGCTTCGTGCTCAAGCGGCCGCTCCTCTGGGCGGGCGTCGCCACCGCGACTCTGCTCCTCTTGGCCGCGCCCGCCCTGCGCATGGAGCTCGGCTTCACCGGCGCCGAGGGCCTCTCCTACCGCGCCGAGTCGCGCCGCGCCCACGACGGCCTCTTGGCGGTCGGGCTGGTGGGGGCCCTGCAGACCTTCGACGTGCTCGTCGACTTCGGCGACCCCGGCGGGGATGGCCGGGGCGTCTTTCACCCGAGCAGCCTGCGCGGCCTGAGCGCCCTGAGCCGCGAGGCGGCGGGGCTCGAGAACGTCGTCACCGTCCTCTCCCCCACCACCGCCCCGGTGCCCGGCGTCCTCCTCAGGGGCTACTACGCCACCCTGGAGACCGCGCGGGCGAGCCCGCTGGCCGAACTGGTGCGGGCGACGGTCAGCGAAAACGGGCGCTACGCCCTCTTGCGGGTCTATCCGAGCGGCGAGACGAGCCCGCGCGAGGGCGAAAGGCTGGCGCGCGAGCTGGGGGCGCTGCTGGCCGCGCAGGAGCTCAGCGGCCGCATCGGCGGCGAATACCAGGGGCAGCTCGAGTGGACTGGCGCGCTCTACGGCAAGTTCCCGCAGACGGTGGCGCTGGTCTTTTTGGCGACCTTCGTCCTGCTCGGCCTGGCCTTCAAGTCCGTCGTCATTCCCCTCAAGTCGATTCTTCTCAACACCCTGACCGTGGGCGCCGCCTACGGCCTCCTGACGCTCGTCTTCCAGGACGGCTTCTTGATCCAGTACACCGGCCTGCAGGGAGCCTTGCGCATGGTCGAGACCACCACGCCGATCCTCATCTTCGCGGTCATCTTCGGCCTCAGCATGGACTACGAGGTCTTTCTCGTCTCGCGCATCTACGAGGGCCACCGGCGGGGTATGAGCGACCGCGAGGCGGTGGTCTACGCGCTCTCGACCACCGGCGGGGTGATCACCAGCGCCGCCCTCATCATGGGCGTGGTCTTCTCGGTCTTTATCTGGGCGGGCGTGGTCAACATGCAGACGATCGGCTTCGGCCTGGCCGTCGCCGTCGTGCTGGACGCCACCGTCGTCCGCATGATGCTGGTACCATCCTTCGTGGTCTTGGCGGGCCGGCTCAACTGGTGGCTGCCGGGGCCGCTGCGGCGCGCGCTGAAGGACGTTACCATCGCCCACGACTGA
- a CDS encoding alpha/beta fold hydrolase: protein MPKLLLLLALLPFTLARPFVDPWEGQPSKETTALAEAGLSQAYPDGLFRPSEEVSRAAPFRLAAALAEEPEEPGGGRLEARRSSGCGKPLPETPPRSVLVDGQARELIAYLPQSYSPDTPLALVIAFHGRTNDNAQVRRYYGLEAPSQGEAVIVYPSGLRQGDGTFSWSDPGDPADALRDYALFDHMLEDMSESYCLDPGRVYLVGHSLGGWFAASLACARAETVRAVAVVAGSVSPSPCGAPVAALVLHNPEDHLVAFEAGLRVRDLFVTLNRCEGPPLPAEPRGLGCQRYPSCAGGNAVVWCPYQQSLDYRGELYPHVWPDEASVTIWDFFRSLE, encoded by the coding sequence ATGCCGAAACTCCTGCTCCTCCTCGCCCTGCTCCCCTTCACCCTCGCTCGACCCTTTGTGGACCCCTGGGAGGGGCAGCCTTCCAAAGAGACGACCGCGCTCGCTGAAGCGGGGCTCTCGCAGGCTTACCCCGACGGGCTCTTCCGACCTAGCGAGGAGGTCAGCCGGGCGGCGCCCTTTCGCCTGGCCGCGGCGCTGGCGGAAGAGCCCGAGGAACCGGGCGGGGGCCGGCTGGAAGCGCGGCGCTCGAGCGGCTGCGGCAAGCCTCTGCCCGAGACGCCGCCGCGGAGCGTCCTGGTAGACGGGCAAGCACGCGAGCTCATCGCCTACCTGCCACAGAGCTACAGTCCGGATACGCCTTTGGCGCTCGTCATCGCCTTTCACGGCCGCACCAACGACAACGCCCAGGTGCGGCGCTACTACGGGCTCGAGGCGCCCAGCCAGGGCGAGGCCGTCATCGTCTACCCGAGCGGGCTGCGGCAGGGGGACGGCACCTTCTCCTGGTCCGACCCCGGCGACCCGGCGGACGCCCTGCGCGATTACGCCCTCTTCGATCATATGCTCGAGGACATGAGCGAGAGCTACTGCTTAGACCCCGGCAGGGTTTATCTCGTCGGCCACTCGCTCGGCGGCTGGTTCGCGGCCAGCCTGGCCTGCGCCCGCGCCGAAACGGTGCGCGCCGTGGCCGTCGTCGCGGGAAGCGTCTCCCCTTCCCCTTGCGGCGCTCCGGTCGCGGCCCTCGTCCTGCACAACCCCGAGGACCATCTCGTGGCCTTCGAGGCCGGTCTGCGGGTCAGGGATCTCTTTGTCACCCTGAACCGCTGCGAGGGGCCGCCCCTGCCCGCCGAGCCGCGCGGCTTAGGCTGCCAGCGCTACCCCAGCTGCGCGGGCGGCAACGCCGTCGTCTGGTGCCCCTACCAGCAGAGCCTCGACTACCGCGGCGAGCTCTACCCGCACGTCTGGCCGGACGAGGCGAGCGTGACCATCTGGGACTTTTTCAGGTCGCTCGAGTAG
- a CDS encoding tetratricopeptide repeat protein, which produces MGLIVTSRQEPPDAFTVQQSPPLTLEESWGLLEEEAGASLPADAVAWIHEFAAGNPLFTLEFFRFLRRHGNLWRDGRRWRWRAPEALRIPSSVEVLIVQAIHRAELSEEAVTLMRLKALLPLGTSDEVLAQVMRVTEAELSRLSAQLEAAGILREGGFVHPLYRELLIRELQRDERGRLAGQIVEAFATTEPEMAAPYVADAGFRGEVALDILERAATEAERHGRERQAGEFLSSAATYASGERKRDLLLRAARLLHVLHPFQAQRLTERVLEVEPHHVEAGLLLARSLVRQGEGERAEALMQSLPEELRPIQRWFDELISLRTERCDYRGAVDLWLSRPELQGTASVSAKRDAATSLMNQGTMAEADALLSRALEDPALSVEERASLLEVRGSLAFYTGKYQDSLCLLDEVIALFRELSGGIIPQRLMYALRFRTMVYWGLCRLREAVRDTEEAMRLASDLGSGRDYAIAQTYLGVSLTELGEYERAEDELLEAREVLLRSDAREHLAACEAMLCGLYFNWPPEGRAAQALRYGHRSLSLTRELGAPMLICQATTYTSYAESAFGSAERALALAQETLDIGTQFGQRRVMGTGYWVRGLALERLGKHEDALRDFAEGERLLEEVGLPGLATYVGLDAARLRDDWESARKHVQRLRELGVVGYTLPARQHFASLFESTGEPASPSEPSQHPE; this is translated from the coding sequence GTGGGCCTCATCGTCACCAGCCGCCAGGAACCCCCTGATGCCTTCACTGTGCAGCAATCCCCACCCCTCACCCTCGAGGAGAGCTGGGGACTGCTGGAAGAAGAGGCGGGCGCTAGCTTGCCGGCTGACGCCGTCGCCTGGATTCACGAGTTCGCCGCGGGCAATCCGCTCTTCACCCTGGAGTTCTTCCGTTTCCTGCGCCGCCACGGAAACCTCTGGCGGGACGGGCGTCGCTGGCGCTGGCGGGCACCCGAGGCCCTGCGCATTCCCTCGAGCGTGGAGGTGCTCATCGTTCAGGCGATTCACCGTGCTGAGCTGAGCGAGGAAGCGGTCACGCTCATGCGCCTCAAGGCGCTCCTGCCATTAGGCACCTCCGATGAGGTGCTCGCGCAGGTGATGAGAGTAACGGAGGCTGAGCTGTCAAGGCTCAGCGCCCAGCTCGAGGCGGCCGGCATCTTGCGCGAGGGCGGGTTCGTGCATCCCCTGTACCGGGAGTTGCTCATCCGGGAACTCCAGAGGGATGAGCGGGGGCGTTTGGCAGGGCAGATTGTCGAGGCGTTTGCCACCACGGAACCCGAGATGGCCGCGCCTTACGTCGCTGATGCTGGATTTCGTGGTGAGGTAGCCCTGGACATCCTCGAGCGGGCAGCCACGGAGGCCGAGCGGCACGGCCGGGAGAGGCAGGCGGGTGAGTTCTTATCCTCTGCTGCCACCTACGCCTCAGGTGAGAGGAAGCGGGACTTGCTGCTTAGGGCAGCGCGCCTCCTGCACGTTCTTCACCCCTTCCAGGCGCAACGGCTCACCGAGCGGGTCCTGGAGGTCGAGCCGCACCATGTCGAAGCAGGTCTGCTCCTGGCCCGCTCTCTCGTGCGCCAGGGTGAAGGCGAGCGTGCCGAGGCCCTTATGCAGAGCCTGCCGGAGGAGCTGAGGCCAATCCAGCGCTGGTTCGATGAGCTCATCAGCCTCCGGACCGAGCGGTGCGACTACCGAGGGGCAGTAGACCTCTGGTTGAGCCGTCCTGAGCTTCAGGGCACTGCCAGCGTCAGTGCAAAACGTGATGCGGCCACCTCGCTCATGAACCAAGGGACCATGGCCGAGGCGGACGCACTCCTCAGCAGAGCACTCGAGGATCCCGCGCTCTCGGTGGAGGAGCGCGCGTCGCTCCTCGAGGTGCGCGGCAGCCTTGCCTTCTACACCGGTAAGTACCAAGACAGCCTGTGCCTCTTGGACGAGGTCATTGCTCTCTTTCGAGAGCTGAGTGGAGGAATTATCCCTCAGCGGCTCATGTACGCCTTGCGCTTCCGCACCATGGTCTACTGGGGACTCTGCCGCTTGCGTGAAGCCGTACGCGATACCGAGGAAGCCATGCGCCTCGCCAGCGACTTGGGTAGTGGCCGTGACTACGCCATCGCCCAGACCTACCTGGGGGTATCACTCACTGAGCTTGGCGAGTACGAGCGCGCCGAAGACGAGCTGCTTGAAGCCCGCGAGGTGCTCCTTCGTAGTGATGCTAGGGAGCACCTGGCAGCTTGCGAGGCGATGCTGTGCGGGCTGTACTTTAACTGGCCACCGGAGGGAAGGGCGGCTCAGGCGCTGCGGTACGGCCACCGGTCCTTGAGCCTCACTAGGGAACTGGGTGCGCCAATGCTCATTTGCCAGGCGACCACCTACACCTCCTACGCTGAGAGTGCCTTCGGTTCAGCTGAGCGGGCGCTGGCACTGGCACAGGAGACTCTCGACATTGGCACGCAGTTCGGACAGAGGCGCGTAATGGGCACAGGGTACTGGGTGCGCGGGCTCGCGCTGGAGCGCTTAGGGAAGCACGAGGATGCCTTGCGCGACTTTGCCGAGGGGGAGCGTCTTCTGGAGGAAGTGGGCCTGCCGGGCTTGGCGACGTACGTTGGGCTCGATGCAGCGAGGCTGCGTGACGATTGGGAGAGCGCAAGAAAGCACGTCCAGAGGCTACGGGAATTAGGCGTGGTGGGGTACACCCTGCCGGCAAGGCAGCACTTCGCAAGCCTGTTCGAGAGCACCGGTGAACCTGCCTCGCCTAGTGAACCTAGCCAGCACCCTGAGTAG
- a CDS encoding DMT family transporter yields the protein MTVSALAVSWGLLAAATHGSFYLFDKWMLGRYSSVAICALLMPFGALLLGPMVTFSPKGLQVWGLLLLLVFFSIYAAYFLYYTGLKRVEASRAVLMTSVGPVIAATLAAWCSVSTSACSVVLGRA from the coding sequence GTGACTGTCTCCGCTTTGGCGGTCTCTTGGGGTCTTCTGGCAGCGGCAACTCATGGCAGCTTCTACCTTTTCGACAAGTGGATGCTGGGCCGCTACAGTTCCGTAGCGATCTGCGCGCTCCTCATGCCTTTCGGTGCGCTGCTGCTGGGGCCTATGGTGACGTTCAGCCCCAAGGGCCTGCAGGTGTGGGGGTTGTTGCTGCTGCTGGTGTTCTTTTCGATCTATGCGGCCTACTTTCTCTACTACACCGGCCTCAAGAGGGTAGAAGCGTCACGGGCGGTGCTCATGACAAGCGTCGGACCGGTCATCGCTGCCACCCTGGCTGCTTGGTGTTCGGTGAGTACTTCGGCTTGCTCGGTTGTGTTGGGGCGAGCTTGA
- a CDS encoding DMT family transporter: protein MLAKGMLAAGIEPLEVAFWRAALGGLLFCAHAGSKGKLYLKRRRDLEFFLGFALVGTLHYASFILAVDHGGVNLAVVLLTSAPAFVVVGAWLLLQESLTPLKLGLVLMTLLGVVLVLGGGVVKG from the coding sequence TTGCTCGCCAAAGGGATGTTGGCAGCCGGCATCGAGCCTCTGGAAGTCGCGTTCTGGCGTGCTGCCCTGGGAGGGCTGCTCTTTTGTGCCCATGCAGGCTCAAAAGGCAAACTCTACCTGAAGCGACGCCGCGACCTGGAGTTCTTTCTCGGCTTTGCCCTCGTCGGCACCCTCCACTACGCTTCATTCATTCTTGCCGTGGATCATGGCGGCGTGAACCTCGCGGTCGTTCTCCTCACGTCAGCTCCGGCGTTTGTCGTGGTGGGTGCGTGGTTGTTGCTCCAAGAGAGCCTGACGCCGTTAAAGCTCGGCCTGGTGCTCATGACGCTGCTGGGGGTGGTCCTCGTCTTGGGTGGGGGGGTGGTGAAGGGGTGA
- a CDS encoding tetratricopeptide repeat protein, with amino-acid sequence MMLRTLGDLSLEDTPFRRPKPLLLLAYLALEGPTSRRTLAELFFGNVDDPRDSLSTALRRLRSVAPCPVEADEHRLWAVVSCDASELLTLLYRRNLEEALHLYQGTFLEGFSLSLNEELEAWVYETREYLAGKVREARLKLGEDAAAEGRDETAAQHAEIAFTLAGAPELEPDDFSRVYRLLQVGKSPKAAEVMREADAYGLELHAQPTKRLAQLPLDPFQKPSLPNNLPTLATSFVGRETELLAIDKLHNRPHCRLLTLHGPGGVGKTKLAMQAAHHQLRPGRFEDGVFFAGLESLSSPEQIPLAVAEALGLALQGPAEPLAQVKNHIGEKHLLLVLDNYEHLMDGAGLSADLINACPNLRVVITSRERLNVHEEHAMSLEGLPLPAEDASLEELGHVDALQLFLRRAKKSRLDFRLTEEDLPHALKICYLVQGYPLGIELAAAWVRMMPLKDIATEIERNMDFLATSTRNVPGRQQSIRATFEYSWRLLTPRKQEVLRKLSVFHGGFRKEAASEVAGATFPTLVSLVDKSLLRTSSAGRFDWHPLLRQFMEEKLIEHQEEEETQNKHAEYFLALAEDAEPQLVGDQQGDWLTRLEAEHDNLRAALAWGERSKRHELALRLAGALWRFWQARGYLSEGRGWLAKALSQAGMATTAARAKALNGAGMLAWFQGDYSAARSHFEESLAIRREVGDKQGIAASLSNLASIDYQQGGYVLPPSRFEESLAIRREAGDKQGIANSLGNLGIVALDQGDFTSAHLLHEESLAIRREVGDKRAIAFSLYGLAQVAHAQGDDAKAYALFEESLAIRQEVDDRTGMADSLNRLGLVALDRGEHAKARALVKESLALFRVLGDKRGIACSLEAFAVLRVMEGEPEQAPRLWGAAEALRETIRLPLLSSDRSRYERSVSVARAQLDEERFRIAWARGRVMMLEQIIVYALEEGDHT; translated from the coding sequence ATGATGCTACGCACCCTTGGCGATTTATCGCTCGAGGACACGCCCTTTCGTCGTCCCAAGCCTCTTCTTTTGCTGGCGTACCTCGCGCTCGAAGGCCCCACCTCCCGCCGCACCTTAGCCGAGCTGTTCTTCGGCAACGTCGACGACCCTCGCGACAGCCTCTCTACAGCCCTTCGCCGCCTCAGGAGTGTGGCGCCATGCCCTGTTGAGGCAGATGAGCACCGGCTTTGGGCAGTTGTTTCTTGCGACGCTAGCGAGCTTCTGACACTGCTTTACCGGAGGAATCTCGAGGAAGCGCTTCATCTCTACCAAGGCACCTTCCTAGAAGGTTTCAGCCTTTCCTTGAATGAAGAGCTCGAGGCGTGGGTCTACGAAACGCGCGAGTATCTTGCAGGCAAAGTCCGAGAAGCTCGCCTGAAGTTGGGTGAGGACGCCGCCGCCGAAGGGCGTGATGAGACCGCAGCTCAACATGCCGAAATAGCCTTTACTCTTGCTGGAGCACCTGAACTCGAACCTGACGATTTCAGTCGCGTCTATAGGCTTCTTCAGGTGGGGAAGAGCCCCAAGGCTGCTGAGGTGATGAGGGAGGCGGATGCTTACGGCCTCGAGCTTCACGCTCAGCCCACCAAGAGGCTAGCGCAGCTCCCGCTGGACCCCTTTCAAAAGCCTTCGTTGCCGAACAACCTTCCCACTCTCGCGACCTCGTTTGTGGGCCGTGAAACTGAACTGCTGGCGATTGACAAGCTTCACAACCGGCCCCACTGCCGACTGTTGACCCTGCATGGTCCGGGCGGCGTGGGGAAGACCAAGCTGGCCATGCAAGCGGCCCACCATCAGCTTCGGCCAGGTCGCTTTGAAGACGGCGTGTTCTTCGCTGGGCTTGAATCGTTGTCCTCACCTGAGCAGATTCCCTTGGCGGTGGCGGAAGCCTTGGGTCTCGCCCTGCAAGGGCCAGCTGAACCACTGGCACAAGTCAAGAACCACATCGGAGAGAAGCACCTGCTGTTGGTTCTAGACAACTACGAGCACCTTATGGACGGTGCGGGTTTATCGGCAGACCTTATTAACGCCTGTCCCAACCTCAGGGTAGTGATTACCTCCCGCGAGCGCCTGAATGTCCACGAAGAACACGCCATGTCTCTCGAAGGCTTGCCGCTGCCCGCAGAGGATGCCAGCCTTGAAGAACTCGGGCACGTTGATGCCTTGCAACTCTTCCTTCGGCGGGCCAAGAAGTCTCGGCTCGATTTCCGGCTCACAGAAGAGGATCTGCCGCACGCCTTGAAGATTTGTTATCTAGTGCAGGGTTACCCGCTGGGGATCGAACTGGCTGCCGCATGGGTCCGTATGATGCCGCTCAAGGATATCGCCACGGAGATCGAGCGGAACATGGACTTCCTTGCCACCTCGACTCGCAACGTCCCCGGCAGGCAGCAAAGCATCCGGGCGACCTTCGAGTACTCCTGGAGGCTTCTTACGCCCAGGAAGCAGGAGGTCCTAAGGAAGCTCTCGGTCTTCCATGGGGGCTTTCGGAAGGAGGCGGCGTCCGAAGTCGCCGGGGCAACCTTTCCTACTCTGGTGTCGCTGGTAGACAAGTCCCTGCTGCGCACGTCCTCTGCGGGCAGGTTCGATTGGCATCCACTCTTGCGTCAGTTCATGGAGGAGAAACTAATAGAGCACCAAGAGGAGGAGGAGACTCAAAACAAACATGCGGAATACTTTCTCGCCCTGGCGGAGGACGCCGAACCGCAGCTGGTGGGCGACCAACAAGGTGATTGGCTGACGCGTCTGGAAGCGGAGCACGACAATTTACGAGCAGCGCTCGCCTGGGGAGAGCGGAGCAAGCGACACGAGCTGGCTTTACGACTGGCTGGGGCGCTGTGGCGCTTCTGGCAGGCGCGTGGTTATCTGAGCGAGGGGCGCGGCTGGTTGGCGAAGGCACTGTCCCAAGCAGGAATGGCAACAACAGCGGCCCGTGCGAAAGCGCTCAACGGCGCAGGTATGCTGGCTTGGTTCCAGGGCGACTACAGTGCGGCGCGCTCACACTTCGAAGAGAGCCTGGCCATAAGGCGGGAGGTGGGAGACAAGCAGGGCATTGCCGCCTCGCTCAGCAACTTGGCCAGCATAGACTACCAACAAGGTGGCTACGTCTTACCACCCTCACGCTTTGAAGAGAGCCTGGCCATAAGGCGGGAGGCGGGAGACAAGCAGGGCATTGCCAACTCGCTCGGCAACTTGGGGATAGTCGCGCTTGACCAGGGCGACTTCACCTCGGCACACTTGCTCCATGAGGAAAGCCTGGCCATAAGGCGGGAGGTGGGAGATAAGCGAGCCATCGCCTTTTCGCTCTACGGTCTGGCCCAGGTAGCCCATGCTCAAGGCGACGATGCAAAAGCATACGCGCTTTTTGAAGAGAGCCTGGCGATAAGGCAAGAGGTGGATGATAGGACGGGCATGGCCGACTCGCTCAACAGGCTGGGGCTGGTCGCCCTTGACCGAGGCGAGCATGCCAAAGCGCGCGCGCTCGTTAAGGAAAGTTTGGCACTATTTCGTGTGCTGGGGGACAAGCGGGGCATTGCCTGTTCATTAGAAGCATTCGCAGTTTTAAGGGTGATGGAAGGTGAGCCTGAGCAAGCACCGCGTCTTTGGGGAGCAGCAGAAGCTTTACGTGAAACGATTCGTTTACCCTTGCTGTCCAGCGACCGCTCTCGCTACGAGCGTAGTGTAAGCGTTGCGCGCGCTCAGCTCGACGAGGAACGTTTTAGGATTGCATGGGCAAGAGGGCGGGTGATGATGCTCGAGCAGATCATCGTCTATGCTTTGGAGGAAGGCGACCACACCTGA